The Toxorhynchites rutilus septentrionalis strain SRP chromosome 3, ASM2978413v1, whole genome shotgun sequence genome includes a region encoding these proteins:
- the LOC129773120 gene encoding uncharacterized protein LOC129773120: MALPQHVVLASRRTTMMDALGRAEEFILHYDEQRDQAQVPIRLEYLNNMWATLEEVQAQLEDLEQTEEGRQINREIRADFEPRLFRIKADLSSKLNVIHQASRIPESGSHASALSGLKLPTISLPEFNGDYMQWLGFHDTFLALIHSNSDVSAIQKFHYLRAALKGEAAQLIESIAISSANYNLAWQTLVDRYANEYLLKKRHLQALFDIHSAKKETAASLHALVDEFQRHTKVLCQLGEPTNYWSSILEHLLCTKLPDDTLKAWEDHASTNNHANYDCLIEFLQRRMRVLESILVNHHQLASTSSGPSPASKRPSHFRLSSCASTSNSANQCPACNQEHQLMKCSKFIRFSNSERQQLVSNKRLCHNCLKGDHIARHCPSHFNCKHCNKRHHSLLHSNAALRSNNETSSARTSMSTQAVKSSTRPTIELNPATSASETEIVPRVVASAAAPQLREDVFLLTVLVKIVDAYGQDHIARALLDSASQPNLIIDRLARRLHLRRDPVNITIQGAGNLSKNIRESIYARIKSRNDKFECGVEFLLMNTVTADLPAQDIPVKEWQIPENLALADPSFNKCQQIDMVLGAKHLHSFFPSTARLQLAENLPILVDSVFGWVVTGSVCTINPAQHQATRVVAVSTMTLEESLKRFWKTEELTIGDNYSIEERHCENFYQATTSRDETGRYVVRLPRKPDFSTMLGESKNSAFRRYEQLERRLNRESLLKEEYNKFMEEYLSLDHMRLVETDDGTSSQTYYIPHHPVIKEESTTTKVRVVFDGSARTSSGFSLNEALCVGPVVQEDFLSIILRFLTYPVALVGDITKMYRQVLQHPDDYPLLRILFRFDKTTPVLTYELRTVTYGLAPSSFLATRTLQQLAIDEGHAYTLAGPSLRKNFYVDDFIGGANTVEEATQLRKELSELLSRGGFELRKWTSNRLEVLQGLRDEQIGTKSSLQFNPNETIKTLGIRWEPETDQLRFDSQILPREDPSTKRSILSDIARLFDPLGLIAPVVVRAKILMQELWSLACGWDDPVPNAILVKWQQFRHELPKIAVYRVDRYAFLPEATVELHTFADASTSAYGACLYVRCSNALGTVKIRLLASKSRVAPLKRLSIARLELCSCVLAAHLHHRVKESIGVNVTASYFWSDSAVCLHWLRAPPSTWKTFVANRVSEVQHYTHEGRWNHISGTENPADLVSRGMSIDDFICSDVWKHGPAWLAHPQEAWPISNTYTVPEEGLEEKIVVVSVQTTPSVNSWFLRWSSYTRLLHVVGYCLRFIAKIRAKTQPSATTHENNINPEILTVAELASANALLIRFAQQDAFKKEIRELQRENSWALCELEVGSISLSYPTNRNILPSSPKIIHFHG; this comes from the exons ATGGCGCTTCCACAGCACGTGGTGTTGGCTTCAAGGAGGACTACCATGATGGATGCTCTGGGTCGGGCAGAGGAATTTATTCTACACTACGACGAACAACGAGACCAAGCACAGGTGCCAATTCGACTTGAATACCTCAACAACATGTGGGCTACTCTGGAGGAGGTGCAGGCGCAACTGGAGGATCTTGAGCAGACTGAGGAGGGTAGGCAAATCAACCGTGAAATTCGTGCCGACTTTGAGCCTCGACTGTTCAGAATTAAAGCTGATTTGAGCtctaaattaaatgttattcaccAAGCTTCTCGAATCCCTGAATCTGGTTCGCATGCTTCCGCTCTCTCTGGGTTGAAATTGCCAACGATCTCCCTTCCAGAATTTAACGGAGATTACATGCAGTGGTTAGGGTTTCACGACACTTTTCTGGCATTAATCCATTCGAACTCCGACGTTTCCGCTATCCAAAAGTTCCACTATTTAAGAGCGGCACTGAAGGGTGAGGCGGCACAGCTGAttgaatcaatcgcaatcagcTCCGCGAACTATAATTTGGCTTGGCAAACTCTTGTCGACAGATACGCTAATGAATACCTCTTGAAGAAGAGGCACCTTCAAGCTCTTTTTGACATCCACTCGGCGAAGAAGGAAACAGCTGCATCATTACATGCGCTGGTGGACGAATTCCAACGACACACCAAGGTCTTGTGTCAATTAGGAGAACCGACGAATTATTGGAGCAGCATTCTCGAGCACCTCTTGTGCACGAAACTTCCCGACGACACCCTCAAAGCGTGGGAAGATCACGCATCGACCAACAACCACGCAAACTACGATTGTCTGATCGAATTCCTTCAGCGTCGAATGCGAGTTTTGGAATCGATTCTAGTGAATCATCATCAGTTAGCATCCACCTCGTCTGGGCCCTCGCCTGCTTCTAAACGACCATCTCATTTCCGCTTGTCATCGTGTGCTTCCACTTCCAACTCTGCCAATCAGTGTCCGGCATGCAACCAGGAACATCAGTTGATGAAATGTTCAAAGTTCATCCGCTTCTCTAATTCCGAACGACAACAACTCGTCTCGAATAAGCGTCTCTGTCATAATTGTCTGAAAGGTGATCACATCGCTCGTCACTGTCCGTCACATTTCAACTGCAAGCATTGCAACAAGCGTCATCACAGCTTGCTGCACTCCAACGCGGCTTTGAGGTCAAACAACGAAACATCCTCTGCTCGTACTTCCATGTCGACTCAAGCAGTGAAGTCCAGTACGCGCCCTACGATAGAATTGAATCCCGCTACTTCCGCTTCAGAAACTGAAATTGTTCCCCGGGTTGTTGCCAGTGCAGCTGCTCCACAGCTTCGTGAGGATGTATTTCTTTTGACGGTATTGGTGAAGATCGTCGATGCGTACGGTCAGGACCATATAGCTCGTGCCTTGCTTGACAGCGCCTCACAGCCGAATCTCATCATCGACCGTTTAGCTCGCAGGTTGCACCTACGGAGGGACCCTGTGAACATTACTATCCAGGGGGCTGGGAATCTGTCGAAGAATATCCGAGAGTCAATTTATGCTCGGATAAAATCAAGAAATGACAAGTTCGAATGCGGCGTCGAATTTTTGTTGATGAACACCGTTACTGCAGATCTTCCAGCGCAGGACATCCCAGTGAAGGAATGGCAGATACCTGAGAACTTGGCGCTAGCAGATCCATCGTTCAACAAGTGTCAACAGATCGACATGGTTCTGGGTGCCAAGCATTTACACTCGTTCTTCCCTAGCACCGCTCGCCTTCAGCTGGCAGAAAATCTTCCGATTCTGGTGGATAGCGTGTTCGGTTGGGTCGTCACGGGATCCGTTTGCACGATTAATCCCGCCCAACATCAAGCTACTCGCGTTGTTGCAGTTTCGACAATGACCCTCGAAGAGAGCCTGAAGCGGTTTTGGAAAACCGAGGAACTGACCATCGGTGACAATTACTCCATTGAAGAGCGCCACTGTGAAAATTTCTACCAAGCTACAACGTCTAGGGATGAAACGGGTCGCTATGTCGTCCGATTACCTCGAAAACCTGATTTCAGCACGATGCTAGGGGAGTCCAAAAACAGTGCTTTTCGACGATATGAGCAGCTTGAGCGACGATTGAACCGAGAGTCGTTATTGAAGGAAGAGTACAACAAGTTCATGGAAGAGTACCTCTCCCTCGACCACATGCGGCTGGTCGAGACGGACGACGGAACAAGCTCTCAAACCTACTACATTCCACACCACCCTGTGATAAAGGAAGAAAGTACGACCACCAAAGTTAGGGTGGTATTCGACGGATCGGCTCGTACTTCTTCCGGGTTTTCTTTAAACGAAGCCCTATGTGTTGGCCCGGTGGTACAGGAGGACTTTCTTTCAATTATCCTAAGATTTCTCACCTATCCGGTGGCTCTCGTCGGAGACATCACAAAAATGTATCGGCAAGTGCTTCAACATCCAGACGACTATCCTCTCCTGCGTATTCTGTTCCGTTTCGACAAGACTACTCCCGTTCTAACATATGAACTGCGGACCGTAACTTATGGGCTAGCGCCGTCTTCTTTTCTAGCCACCCGTACGCTCCAACAGCTCGCAATTGACGAAGGTCACGCATATACATTGGCAGGTCCGTCGCTACGAAAAAACTTTTACGTTGATGATTTCATTGGAGGAGCTAACACCGTCGAGGAAGCTACCCAACTTCGGAAGGAGCTTTCCGAACTGCTCAGCAGAGGAGGTTTTGAGCTGAGGAAGTGGACCTCGAACCGTCTGGAGGTACTTCAAGGCTTAAGAGACGAGCAAATTGGAACGAAATCAAGTTTGCAGTTCAACCCTAATGAAACCATCAAAACTCTTGGGATCCGTTGGGAGCCAGAAACGGATCAACTTCGCTTCGACTCGCAAATACTACCACGTGAAGATCCCTCCACGAAACGATCGATCTTGTCCGACATCGCTAGGTTGTTCGATCCTCTCGGTTTGATTGCCCCAGTTGTTGTTCGAGCAAAGATTCTCATGCAGGAGTTGTGGTCGCTTGCCTGCGGCTGGGATGATCCGGTTCCAAACGCTATTCTGGTGAAATGGCAGCAGTTTCGGCACGAGCTACCAAAAATCGCAGTCTACAGAGTTGACCGTTACGCATTTCTCCCAGAGGCCACCGTGGAATTGCACACCTTCGCTGACGCATCTACATCTGCGTATGGAGCATGTCTTTACGTTCGTTGCTCGAACGCCCTAGGAACCGTTAAAATACGTCTACTGGCTTCTAAGAGCAGAGTTGCACCCCTGAAACGGTTATCCATCGCGCGATTAGAGCTGTGTTCTTGCGTGTTAGCGGCACATCTACACCATCGTGTGAAGGAGTCCATCGGCGTAAACGTGACGGCATCGTATTTCTGGTCGGACTCAGCGGTATGTCTGCACTGGCTTCGAGCGCCACCCAGCACATGGAAGACCTTCGTCGCTAATCGAGTCTCGGAAGTGCAACACTACACACACGAAGGAAGATGGAACCACATATCCGGAACAGAGAATCCCGCCGATCTTGTCTCTCGTGGAATGTCAATCGATGATTTCATATGTAGCGATGTTTGGAAACATGGCCCAGCCTGGTTGGCACACCCGCAGGAAGCTTGGCCTATCTCGAACACATACACCGTACCTGAAGAAGGATTAGAGGAGAAAATCGTCGTCGTTTCTGTCCAAACTACACCCAGCGTCAATTCATGGTTCCTTCGATGGTCGTCGTACACCCGTCTGCTTCACGTCGTTGGTTACTGTCTCCGTTTTATTGCCAAAATTCGTGCTAAAACCCAACCATCTGCAACAACCCACGAGAATAACATCAACCCAGAAATACTTACTGTAGCAGAGCTTGCCTCTGCCAATGCGCTTCTGATCCGCTTTGCTCAACAAGATGCGTTCAAGAAAGAAATCAGAGAACTACAACGAGAAAATTCG TGGGCATTATGCGAGTTGGAGGTCGGCTCAATCTCTCTCAGCTACCCTACCAATCGAAACATCCTGCCCTCCTCCCCAAAAATCATCCATTTTCACGGCTGA